The Bubalus bubalis isolate 160015118507 breed Murrah chromosome 1, NDDB_SH_1, whole genome shotgun sequence genome includes a region encoding these proteins:
- the LOC123332971 gene encoding casein kinase II subunit alpha'-interacting protein yields MVPLAYYDQRFMPLEHSYQLAATSSLTCQYTDKKLNQPNNQSVVRVQSHSNNPVVPPPNSSQKVQRCSELPSVKSQDTISGDCYNRVLKSPLSHSKHQATPSLHLQQRTPLWPNKKALSSPLFHPKPQNTSSFDLIKTLSPEQTQTDCSSQLSFPKPPNTSSLDLFWTSPSLKSIRRVSSSSLYAVKHQETPSPDYLWTSSSLEPNQRAFNSALPQSKPQKASSLDSLWSSLLEHNQRCLSSPSLNSTSQINDLFQTSPEAHHLEPSQMTLSSSLPDSRLQTPPVLRSNSSVLRLPLSNSKPRKSPLPYSVHQSKSLPLFQPKTLDHDFRTPSSATCHSRLQNTTSPSDKHKATDLSSPHPKPNVSGQSILSSRHSMRNIAALPLGSRLQRKSSFGHYEETGPSKDIPWTLDYTQPYIVKGGTVPDDVVNKIVNSLSKTRIQRDLCRQILFRRMRGRPNPRPGPRLSSSYMVCLACASCIKSHCSHLTGRKDPHAATLFVIPTPELTPEKEIMVKLVFILSIPETTFLLPVKENQPDEAPEDNLEGMEKISNIFPISESDITQGSNEKKTWLTVAPENQAVSQQPQAVDWLLYVKKNSNPQFQSVLPSSSSSTSLSSSSSSSSSSSSFSTVALLPPPPPPKESTVSDCVFTKLLSYHRLPPGVSWLEFICSKNHQPLPGKPCPSQSPSPKARPMRNNTTVKRRKGPKTVFKIFQTKFQNERNLD; encoded by the coding sequence ATGGTGCCACTAGCATATTATGATCAACGCTTCATGCCATTAGAACACTCTTACCAACTGGCCGCAACCAGCTCATTAACGTGTCAATACAcagacaaaaaattaaatcagCCCAATAACCAATCTGTGGTCAGAGTACAATCCCATAGTAATAACCCTGTAGTGCCTCCACCAAACTCTAGCCAGAAGGTACAGAGATGCTCAGAATTGCCCTCTGTCAAGTCTCAGGACACAATTTCAGGGGACTGCTATAACAGGGTTCTAAAATCACCATTATCTCACTCCAAACATCAGGCCACACCTTCACTACACCTCCAGCAGAGAACTCCCTTGTGGCCTAATAAGAAAGCCCTGAGCTCACCTTTGTTCCACCCTAAACCTCAGAATACATCTTCATTTGACCTCATTAAGACATTGTCACCAGAGCAGACTCAAACAGACTGTAGCTCACAGTTATCCTTTCCTAAACCTCCGAATACATCTTCCCTAGATCTTTTCTGGACATCACCTTCACTGAAATCTATTCGAAGAGTGTCAAGTTCATCACTATATGCTGTCAAACATCAAGAAACTCCTTCCCCAGACTACCTATGGACATCATCATCTTTGGAACCTAATCAAAGAGCCTTTAACTCAGCATTACCCCAGTCCAAGCCTCAGAAAGCCTCTTCATTGGACAGCCTATGGTCATCTTTGTTAGAGCACAATCAAAGATGTTTGAGCTCACCATCACTCAACTCCACATCTCAAATAAATGACTTGTTTCAGACATCACCTGAAGCCCATCATTTGGAGCCTAGTCAAATGACTCTGAGCTCATCATTACCTGACTCCAGACTTCAGACACCACCTGTATTAAGGTCCAATTCCAGTGTTCTGAGATTACCACTGTCCAATTCAAAACCAAGAAAGTCACCTTTACCATACTCTGTCCACCAGTCAAAGAGTTTGCCATTGTTCCAGCCCAAAACACTTGATCATGACTTCAGGACCCCGAGCTCAGCAACATGTCACTCCAGATTGCAGAACACCACTTCACCAAGTGACAAACACAAAGCCACAGATCTTTCCTCACCTCATCCCAAACCAAATGTCTCAGGTCAGTCAATATTAAGCTCCAGGCACTCCATGAGGAACATAGCTGCTTTACCACTGGGCTCCAGACTCCAGCGTAAAAGCAGTTTTGGTCATTATGAAGAGACAGGACCCAGTAAAGACATTCCATGGACTTTGGATTACACTCAACCCTACATTGTTAAAGGTGGAACTGTCCCTGATGATGTTGTAAATAAAATTGTCAATTCTCTCTCCAAGACCAGAATCCAGAGGGATctctgtaggcagattctctttCGAAGGATGAGGGGAAGACCAAATCCTCGTCCTGGTCCCCGCCTTTCATCAAGTTATATGGTTTGTTTagcctgtgcctcctgcataAAATCTCATTGTAGCCATCTTACAGGAAGGAAAGACCCCCATGCTGCCACACTGTTTGTCATCCCAACACCTGAACTCACTCCTGAGAAAGAGATAATGGTGAAACTAGTGTTTATCCTTTCCATACCAGAGACTACTTTTTTACTCCCTGTGAAAGAAAATCAGCCTGATGAAGCCCCTGAAGACAATCTTGAAGGAATGGAGAAGATATCAAACATTTTCCCTATATCGGAATCTGATATCACTCAGGGATCTAATGAAAAGAAGACCTGGCTGACAGTAGCCCCCGAAAACCAAGCTGTAAGCCAACAGCCCCAGGCTGTAGACTGGCTGCTTTATGTGAAGAAAAACAGTAACCCTCAGTTCCAGTCCGTACTtccatcctcttcctcctccacctcttTGTCCTCCTCATCatcttcatcttcctcctcctcttccttttccactGTAGCCCTCttaccccctcctcctcctccaaaagAGTCTACTGTCTCAGACTGTGTGTTCACTAAGTTACTTAGTTACCACCGGTTGCCTCCAGGGGTCTCCTGGCTTGAGTTTATATGTAGTAAAAATCACCAGCCACTTCCTGGAAAACCATGTCCAAGTcaatcaccatctcccaaagcaaGGCCTATGAGGAataacaccacagttaaaaggagaaaggggcccAAGACAGTGTTCAAAATTTTCCAGACAAAGTTTCAAAATGAGAGAAATCTTGATTAA